TGTTGATTCATCAACCTACCTCTCTTGCTCGCCCGTACACTCTTGCTCTCGTTCTCGCACTCTGGGCCTTCAGTGGGCCGTTTTCGCCAGTAATCCCGCACCCCGCCTGAGTGATAAGAACGATCCGGAATATTCAGACGGTGACCGAACGGAGACACGATGATGAATCCTTCGATTGTGCGACACAAACActacacacacgcgcgcacactgTTGTGACCAAACGAGAACGGACAGTCGGAAGTAGCACACttcaccaccgcacacacatgcacacgcgaGCGCACAAGCTGCCGAACTTCCTGCCTATTCTCTTCAAGGCTTCCAGGAAATGGTTTCGCACCGGGCGGAAACAAAGTGTGCACTGTGCCGAGCGCAAAGcgcagaaaacagaaattgcAAGAAAGAACGCACACAATCGATACCTCGTCGCGACAATGCTGCGTTCCGTGCGGTTTATCCTCGCAACGGAAACCGTCCGGCGAACgatcgaaaacacaaaagaaagaaaacaatagcaCGCACCGCACACGCAAAAACGTCTCAGGGCAACGATGAAATGGCGACGCGGAATCGGAGACGACCGGGCACGGAGAAACAGAGAATAGTTGGCGAATCGCGGGCGCTGCGAAAAATATGGACGAACAAACGGCTCGCTGTCaacgttttcttttctatttgttCCTTCCTGTACTGCACCGCTTCTCCTTCTTGGTCTTCTTGACCGCCTGCTGACGGCGGCTGTATTTCCAGCCGCCGGCGCGGCGTTTCCAGCGGCTCACCGTTTGACAGCTGGTTGTGcggaacattttaaaatggatAATAAAGTAAAGTTCGCTTTGAGAGTGCTGCTGGTCCGCCGatcaaatgtttttgtttagtttcTCGTCAAGTTCTCCAATTAGGTCGACTAAATaatgggaaaacaatcgaaaacgaTGCTTTGAttcgtttgtttatcttttgaCACACCCTGTACGAACATCGGGTCAGCCTCTAGCGGAAAACTTTGGAACTGAGTTGGGCGCCAAAGTTTGTTTCGCAGAAGGAATCTTTCGATGGTACTTTGTAAGTGTGatatttcttttatttcagTTAATTTCTTTGAGAAAATTGTGCGAGTGAATCGGTGGCAATGCCGATTTATGTAAGAAAGTAAGTAACATCCTACATTAGCAGTTTGATTATGCAAAATCGCATTAAAACGCGGTTCGAGTTCGCGGTTCCGTGGGGGTTCTGTCAAAAGTGCCGCTGTCAAATCGGTTGTTGCGTTATTGCGTTTTGTTGTTTACGGCTCATTTTCCGGAGTGGGCACGATGGGTCCTCCAAAGAAATCGTCCAAAAAGGATAAAGCTGCATCCggttcgtcctcgtccggtgCGAGTGGTTTCGTGGAAAACAAGTGGAACAAAAAGCGTCGCGCAGAGGATGAAGCGTACGCTGCActggccggcgacgacgacgatagtAGCAGCAGCCTCGGAGACAGTGACTTTGTGCCGGACGCGGCCACCAAAAATGCTGAGAAGAACGACGATGCCATCCAGGAGGACGAGTACGGCGCGAAGGACTACCGGTCGCAGATGGAGCTGAAACCGGACAATACGTCGCGACCGCTGTGGGTTGCCCCGAATGGCCACATCTTTCTTGAGTCCTTCTCGCCGGTCTACAAACATGCGCACGATTTTCTGATCGCCATCTCGGAACCGGTCTGTCGGTAGGGAAATTGGAGCCTTTCAGGAGGATGGGGACGAATGTGGGTTACCCTTTTTCATAAACTGCCACTTCTTCTGGCCATCATTTTAGTCCCGAACACATCCACGAGTACAAACTGACGGCTTACAGCTTGTATGCGGCGGTCTCCGTCGGGCTACAGACACACGACATCGTGGAGTACATGAAGCGATTGAGTAAAACTACCATTCCGGAGGGGATCATTGAATTCATACGCCTCTGCACGCTCTCGTACGGCAAGGTAAAGCTCGTGTTGAAACACAACAAATACTTTGTCGAAAGTCCACACCCGGAGGTGTTGCAGAAGCTGCTGAAAGATCCGGTCATACAGTCGTGCCGCTTGCGTCGGACCGAAGACGAAAGTGAGGATGGTTTCATTCGGCAAACGCTCGAGAAGGGAAAGGGCATCACGACGTTCGGGCAGACCAAGCTACCCACCATTGGCCAGGGACCGTCGGCTACTACTGATATCGGTAAGACAAGGGACcgcattcgattcgatcgacgTTTAACCCCAAGTCATCAACAGATAAACCTGCGGAGGAAgcacccggaacggaagcagcCGATGTCGTACCGGAGGATATCACAAACTTCTACGAAAAGATGGAcaacgaggaggaggaagaagaagcaaatcTCAACACGGTATCGTTCGAGGTGAACCAGGAGAAGATCGAAGTGCTGCAGAAGCGCTGTATCGAGATTGAGTTCCCGCTGCTCGCCGAGTACGACTTCCGTAACGATACGATCAATGTGGACATTAACATTGACCTGAAACCGGCGGCTGTGCTGCGTCCGTATCAGGAGAAAAGCCTGCGCAAAATGTTTGGAAACGGAAGAGCCCGTTCTGGCGTGATTGTGTTGCCTTGCGGTGCAGGGAAATCCCTCGTCGGTGTTACGGCCTGCTGTACGGTGCGCAAACGAGCCCTCGTCCTGTGCAACAGCGGTGTGTCGGTCGAGCAGTGGAAGCAACAGTTTAAAATGTGGTCCACGGCGGACGATAGCATGATCTGTCGGTTCACGTCCGAAGCAAAGGATAAACCGATGGGTTGCGGGATCCTCGTGACGACCTACTCGATGataacgcacacacagaagcGCTCGTGGGAAGCGGAACAGACGATGCGCTGGCTGCAAGAGCAAGAGTGGGGCATTATGGTGCTCGATGAAGTGCACACGATCCCGGCCAAGATGTTCCGTCGTGTGCTCACAATCGTGCAGTCGCACTGCAAGCTCGGCCTGACGGCGACATTGCTGCGAGAGGACGACAAGATTGCCGACCTCAACTTTCTGATCGGACCGAAGCTGTATGAAGCGAACTGGTTGGAGCTCCAGAAGCGTGGCTACATTGCGCGGGTACAATGTGCGGAGGTCTGGTGCCCGATGGCACCGGAGTTCTACCGTGAATATCTGCTGACGAAAACGTCCAAAAAGATGCTGCTGTATGTGATGAATCCGGCCAAGTTCCGAGCGTGCCAGTATCTCATCCGCTACCACGAGAAGCGAGGTGATAAGACGATCGTGTTCAGCGATAACGTGTTCGCGCTGAAGCATTACGCAATCAAGATGAACAAGCCGTACATCTACGGGCCGACGtcacagaacgaacgaatcCAGATTTTGCAAAACTTCAAGTTCAACCCGAAGGTGAACACGATCTTCGTGAGTAAAGTGGCCGATACGAGCTTCGATCTGCCGGAGGCGAACGTGTTGATACAGATCTCGTCGCACGGTGGTTCGCGTCGACAGGAGGCGCAGCGTTTGGGACGTATCCTGCGAGCCAAGAAGGGTGCCATCGCCGAGGAGTACAATGCGTTCTTCTACACCCTCGTATCACAGGACACGCTCGAGATGGGTTACTCCCGAAAGCGCCAACGGTTTCTGGTAAATCAGGGCTACAGCTACAAGGTGATCACGCACCTCGCCGGAATGGAGAGCGATACGGAGCTGTTCTACAAAACACGCGACGAGCAGGGGCAACTTTTGCAGCAGGTAATGTCGGCGACCGACATGGACTGCGAGGACGAGCGAATACCGGGCGAGGGAACGGGTGTCCCTCGTCTGGGCGGTTCCAAACGCACCGGTGGTCTTAGCTCGATGGCCGGTGCAGATGATGCGATCTACTATGAAGCGCGTAGAAAGTCTGCCCATCAGCATCCGCTGTTTAAGAAGTTCCGCTGTTAGACGGGTCCAAGGGAAGTCCACAGGATATGTAATCTATCTGTTACTCggtacattttctttttctattcaATAAAGAggaaagcatttcaaatgcAAGTGTTTCGTTGCgattatggttttttttctttagtAGGGTAATAAGCAATctacatttattttatatgaTTCATTCTTAATTATCTTAACTTCtaaaattcattcataaaattttGCAGCCCGTCGCAGGAAGGCGAAGAGCAATCTGGCAAACTAGAAGAATGGTGTATCGTCGAACTTCAGGGTGATTTGGAGGTTCGAGGGGAACGCATCATGGCGGGACAGTTTATCGGAGATTTGCTGTACAACAAATACGGCCAGCCGGTATGTACACCTGATCAATATTATCATCTCGATTGGATTCAGAACAATGAACAGATTCATTCTTTCCAGATCCTAATCATCGGCCACCATATACTGCAGGGGCGGATGCAGAAAATTGATAAACCGTTACTGGTGGTGGAGAAGCGCGATATTCGGGAATGCGATGAAACGATGCTAGATATAAGCCAAGTGGTGACCGAAAGTCAGCAGAATCTGAACTCGACGGGCCAATCCGTCGCTTCTAATCGGACCGTGCTCGATTCGACCGTTGCCATCGAGCATAAGGTTGTGCCAAAGGTTGAGTATCAAGTCCGGGCAGTCGTACGGAGCAAGATTTTGTTCAAGGCCCGGCCTAAACCGATCATTGCGAACGTGGCCAAAACGGTTTAAATATGGATAAACAATTGGAATATATGAAACAAGAAACTACTTATAAGTAcctataaataaataaataccatAGGATCGGAACAAGATTGTAAAGTAATCGATATGAAGTGCAAAATGTATAAACCACTTTATCCGATTGTAAAATTtcgaattgaatttaaataggTCGACGAAAGTGGTCAGAGTTAAAGGTTTGCCGCTTGATCTAACGTTGAAGTTTTCCCATACTGCGTTTCGATAtcgaaagtttatttttacctGATTTTGTCATTTACATTGTTAAACGTTCCCTCTTATTCttaagttttaatttatgaacATTACACAATTATCGATGGTGAtttggtgatggtgatcgaTCGCGTGAAACC
The nucleotide sequence above comes from Anopheles bellator chromosome 1, idAnoBellAS_SP24_06.2, whole genome shotgun sequence. Encoded proteins:
- the LOC131206735 gene encoding general transcription and DNA repair factor IIH helicase subunit XPB; this encodes MGPPKKSSKKDKAASGSSSSGASGFVENKWNKKRRAEDEAYAALAGDDDDSSSSLGDSDFVPDAATKNAEKNDDAIQEDEYGAKDYRSQMELKPDNTSRPLWVAPNGHIFLESFSPVYKHAHDFLIAISEPVCRPEHIHEYKLTAYSLYAAVSVGLQTHDIVEYMKRLSKTTIPEGIIEFIRLCTLSYGKVKLVLKHNKYFVESPHPEVLQKLLKDPVIQSCRLRRTEDESEDGFIRQTLEKGKGITTFGQTKLPTIGQGPSATTDIDKPAEEAPGTEAADVVPEDITNFYEKMDNEEEEEEANLNTVSFEVNQEKIEVLQKRCIEIEFPLLAEYDFRNDTINVDINIDLKPAAVLRPYQEKSLRKMFGNGRARSGVIVLPCGAGKSLVGVTACCTVRKRALVLCNSGVSVEQWKQQFKMWSTADDSMICRFTSEAKDKPMGCGILVTTYSMITHTQKRSWEAEQTMRWLQEQEWGIMVLDEVHTIPAKMFRRVLTIVQSHCKLGLTATLLREDDKIADLNFLIGPKLYEANWLELQKRGYIARVQCAEVWCPMAPEFYREYLLTKTSKKMLLYVMNPAKFRACQYLIRYHEKRGDKTIVFSDNVFALKHYAIKMNKPYIYGPTSQNERIQILQNFKFNPKVNTIFVSKVADTSFDLPEANVLIQISSHGGSRRQEAQRLGRILRAKKGAIAEEYNAFFYTLVSQDTLEMGYSRKRQRFLVNQGYSYKVITHLAGMESDTELFYKTRDEQGQLLQQVMSATDMDCEDERIPGEGTGVPRLGGSKRTGGLSSMAGADDAIYYEARRKSAHQHPLFKKFRC
- the LOC131206736 gene encoding chromosome transmission fidelity protein 8 homolog gives rise to the protein MPIYVRNPSQEGEEQSGKLEEWCIVELQGDLEVRGERIMAGQFIGDLLYNKYGQPILIIGHHILQGRMQKIDKPLLVVEKRDIRECDETMLDISQVVTESQQNLNSTGQSVASNRTVLDSTVAIEHKVVPKVEYQVRAVVRSKILFKARPKPIIANVAKTV